CAAGGAACAATTGCGGGAAGGTGCACTCTGAGCCCCAGCGCCCAGGCACTTGCCTGGGTCTCCGTGCACCTGGGGGGCCACGGCTGAGCACCCCTCAATGCAGGCAGTGACCGTCCTGTCTCCATCCGGGTTCCCTCGTTTACCATCCTCACGGCACACAGAAGGCTCTGAGCGTATCTTGATATCTTCTCTGTCTATCGCGTGTGCCCCACTACAGTATCTGTCCCATGGGGAGCAGGGGCCTTCTCTCCCTCGTCCGTGGCTGAGTCCACATCCCTGACTCGGTGCCCGGCACAGAGGCGGCGCTCCGTGTGTACCTGCTGAGGCACCGAAGGAACGGTGACTGAGTCTGTGGCCCCTGCTCGGACGCTGCGTTCTGCACCAGCTCCTGGCCCCCCGCCAATCAGCCTGGACAGAGGCAGGTCACGCGGGACACGGGGTGGCGTCCAGAGGGCCCCAGCGTGTCACGGTGCGATGACCGTAAGTCACGCAAGGCTGCAGATCTGCTCCCAAAACGCGGGCAGGTCAAATCACACACCGCCCGGTGTGGGCCACACCGACATGAGTCGAGTCTGTTTCGCCCTCTAAGAGCGGGACGGGAAGGAATCAGAGACTtccgggggggggaggggggcggggggcggccctTTCTGCTCAGGAGGCAGGtggatttttctctctgccaATGGTTTGTGCGTCCCTGTGTTTTACAGTAACTGCTCGTGTCGGATGGCACAGACCTGGTCTTAccaggagcaggaggaaggagcagaaagtaCTCCCCACGTCCCTGCGAAGCTAGGATCGGGGTCTGAAATGCCCTGCTCTACAGAGCGTTGGTCTAAGCACCTACACTTCACAAGGCATAGTGACCACGTGGCCTCATACACCACATCAAAAGCGTTTGTCGAGATGCCTTTTCCTCCATGAGGCCTGAGGCCATAAGCTGCTCCCTGGGCCCCCCAGATAAGCGTCCGAGCTGCCCAAAGAGGAAGAAGCCAGTGTCTTCCTCGGTGGGATCTCAGTGGCCAGGCGTCTGTCCCGGCAGCTCTGTGTTTACACAGGGGAAGGAGCTACCTGTGTGCCCTCCCGGGGGGCGTCACCAAGTCAAAAGCAGACTCCTCTGGTGTCAGCCCCACCCTCCAGCAGCCACCGGACCCCAGCGAGCGGCTCACCATCTAGCCGTGCGGTGACCAGACGCTGGTTTCTGGGCACTGTCCCCGAGGAAAGTGCATTGGCTGCTAACCTGTCGTCACCCTGAGTTTACTGCCTTGACCAGCCACTGGGGGACAGAGGCCAAAGCAGACCCTATGGACGCCTGTCCCccaccctttctcctcctccctcgcTGGCCAACACCCAGCTCCCCCGGAAGTCCGCCCTCCTCCCTGGGGCCCAAAGGGCACATCCTAGCTGGTCTGCACCAATCACAGCCTCCGCCCTGAGCTCCATCCTTTCTATCCCAGACAGAGGAACCTTCTTTGCTTGAAGCCCGTTGGAGCTGGGTTTTGTCACTTCCTTACAAGACTCTTAACCTTTGCAGTGATTAGCAAATGCAGTCTTCCGACACATTCCACCGTGGAGGGTGCCATGAGCCGTTCCCATGCATCATGTCACATAAATCCTTTCGACGACCTTTTGAGGACACAACGCTCCGCATCCAAGGCCGTCCACGAGGTGGCCGCTGGCCCTTGGGAAAGGGGTCCTCCCAAGGGCACACAATTCGGGGGACCAGGTTTGGGGGTCTGTGAGCAACCTGGAAGAGGGAGCCCTCGCTTCCACAGAGGCCGGCGCCGGGACGtgtggttttggggggggggggggggaggctgtcCCGTGCGGGACCCGAGTCCGCACACCTGGAGGGGCCCTGATTACCCCACTCACACCTCGTACGACCGAGCCTGGAGCGCCGTCCTTCTGGCCCCAGGGCCTCATAGGAGCCTGGCATGAAGCCAGAACGTACAGTAGCAAACCTGTAAATACATAAAGAGATTCATTCCAAGGAATTGGCTTACACGACGGCGGGGGCTGAGTGTCCTTCCCCGCTGGAACCTCACATCGTTCACCCTGCCACCCCGCCCCGGACCAGGCTGACCGCACTGCTGAGGGCGGTGACCTCCTGACCGCAGCTGTCGGTCACCTGCGCACACACCTTccccgggacgcctgggtgctGTGACTGTTGCCCGGCCCAGTGACACACAGCGGGCGGCACGGCCACAGAGATCGCTGCCACTTGTCACTGCGTTGTCACAGAAGAGTCCCCGGGCACTCACAACCCCCCGCCTGCCTCACAACCCTCGCCCAGTGGCTCCTGCGGCCACTCCCCACGACGTCGCGGCCGGGTCATAAGTCACAGGGCGCATCCATGGGGCACAAGCTGAGCCCTGCCTGCTTTCCCCCTGCAGAGTCTACACCACCCGCCCTTCTCTTTCCGTGCCACCTCCCTGCTCCGGCATCCCCGGGCTCTTCTGTCAACACGGGGAGAAGGGGGCcgaggggtggggagcggggccCGCGGACCCCAGGATGCTTGCACGGCTTGCTCAGGTTACTCAACTCTGGGGCACCCtggggctcagccagttgggtgcccgactcttgatttcggctcagtttgtgatctcagggtcgtgggagggagccccacggcgggctctgtgctgacagtgtggagcctgcttgggattctctctcattctctctctctctctctctctctctctctctctttctgcccctgccccttccctgatcgtactctttttctcaaaaaaaaaaaatgtattcaaccCCCTTTACACTTCAGTCACTTGGGGGGACGGAGACAGCAGCCCCGACTTTATGAGGTTGTAGAAGGATGGAAGGAGTTAAATGGAGTTTCCTAAAAGACTGGCACACCTGTTGAGTAAGCAGGAGGCAGCCGTATGCTCTGGTCTCTCCCGCGTCCCCACGGCCTGAGGGCAGGGGACGGCTAAGGCTCCTCTTTTGGCTGGGACCTTGGGGCCAATCTAGCCTCACATGTCCATCCTCGGTGCGTAAGTGGGTCAGTAGCACATCCCGTGGCTCCCGGCCACGGAGAGAGCACAACCTTCCACGTAGGACGGCAGCATAGGAAAAagtcatttggggcgcctgggtggctcagtcgattaagcgtctgacttcggctcaggtcactatctcgcggtccgtgggttcgagccccgcgtcgggctctgtgctgacagctcagagcctggagcctgtttcggattctgtgtctccctctctctggcctttcctctctctctctctctctctctctcaaaagtaaataagcattaaaaaaatttttttttttttttaaaaagtcatttgttcGATTGCTGAGAAAACATGAACTGGGCCCAGTTCTCGGTCCTGGGGACGCACACAAGGTCAAGCTCAGAAAGGCAGCTTCACAATTAGAGTATTTATATGACTAGATTTTATAAGTAATACATACGTGttagggagaaggagggaaggaaggaaaaggagagggagagagagagagagagagagggagagagcctgaCCGTCATCGAAGGAGGGAGAGTGTCCGTCCCCGAGGTCTGTGGCCTCAGCTACCAGAGCAGGAACAAAGACCTTCCCGAGTCTTACTTCGTGGCAAACAGTGAAATGCAGGCAGGAACAGCAAAACCGTCTGTCCTGCCCTCTTCCGGACCCTAGACAAAAACGTGCTCACTCCTGTGAACCACCGTTTACGACGAGGGATGCAAACGGACGGCTTGAACGTGACTTTCTTTCCTGCAGTGAAATATGAGGCCAAAGCTTGACCTCTGTCCGCAAGGCCGCAGGTGTCTGTCTTCGCGGGACAGGGGGGGAGAGGCCCACGGAGGACCCGGAGCCCCTGCCGGGAGCTCAGTGGCAGTCGTGGCTGGACATGCCCGTGGGAGCGCAGAGGGTCTGCGCCCAGGATGCGGCCACCGCTTCAGGAGGCCCCCAAGGCGGCAGAGAGCCCCCCAGCTTGCCGGCTGCCTGTTCCTGGTTTCGTTGGAGGAAGACGAGGGAAGCCACGAGGGTAGCGGTTCTGCGCAAAGAAAAAGGCTCGCGGCTGATGCTCTTAGGAAACCGTCGGCCGTCTAGCGGGCCAAGACACGTCGAAGAGCTGACCGGACAGAGCGGACGGACCTCAGCGTCGCGGCTAAAACCCCGGTGCCAGACACACCTGTAAGTGCTTTCTGAGTTGTCTCGCTGGCTCCTACCCCAGACCTGATAAAGGAGGACTTggcattatcctcattttatggcgaagctcagagaggttaagcaacttgcctgaggccacacagcccaGGACAGGAATAAACCAGTACGGGCCAGTACCTCCCACATGGTGTTTCCTCCACGTTTTCCTCACTGGTGACCCTAACGGATCCCTTCAAAGGCGAGAAAGCACGTGAACAAGAAAGCGATAAGGAAACACTTGTCAAGATGGTAAGACAGTGGCCGACGCGTCTCAgtccagaggaaagggaaaaggccACCATCCGGGCCTTTATCTTTCTCCTGGCTGCCGACATGACACCAGAAGAGGGTCCCCAGCCGAGCAGAAAGCTCAGGCTGACCCACAGAGCCTACTGGGGAGAGGCCGTGGTGGAGGGAACCCGGAGCCCCCCGCCCACTGCTGACAGCCGTGGGGCCTTGGCCAGGCTCCTTGGATGCCCAAAGGCTCCcgttcctcatctctaaaatgggcatCTCCCCTGGACAGGCTGCTTGGGGTGCCTGTAAGTGAGTCACCCCCCAGGAGAGGCTCAGCCAGTGCTGGCCACTCGTCAGATGCCCTGTTGGCTCCTGCTCCTTCTAGCATTTTCTAGCATTTTCATTATTCACTTACAGGAACATCCGCTCGTATTACCTCAGTCCTAACACTGTGCTTTCCCCGGACGCTCGCTCCCAAGTGTCACACCCTGGGCAGCCTCTGGATTTCGCTCCCTCCTTCCGTGGACGCTGGAGCGCTGCACCGTGAACCAAATGCTTGCTGCACGGTGGCCTGGTTCTCTACGTGCTCCCTGTGCGTTGTGACATAatcctccccctgccctgggagcctggagccctgccgGAGCCCATTTTTctgctgagaaaactgaggcacgagACCAAAGGGACCGCTCCCTGGGTCACCTGGGAGAAGGTGGTGGAGGGGATTCGGACCCAGAGCCCACGCAGCTCAGCACCGTGGCCTCGGGCCGCCGTGCGTTTGGCCATGTGGTTTCAGACTCAGCCAACCAAAGTCCAAAGTGGGAGTGTGGCTCGTTCTTGCTTCTTTTTGAGGCAGAACCAGGCTTTGAGGGTGTCCTCGCTCCGCCCCTCAAGGGACGGTTTCTCTGTTTAATCTCCCTCTGTCACCTGTGCGGGGGCAGCggccctggggggcggggaggggctgaCCTCTTTCTGGGCCTCCATGTGGTGGCCCAGCTCCCCAGGACAGGCAGTGAAAATGctctggggttgggggggcggtgAATCAGAAAGCAAACAGATGGGAACGTGGGTAATTAAATCAATATATCCCAAACAGATGaggcaagggggggagggggggagggggaggggaggggagggaggggggtgggcctGGAAGGAGGGGGGAAGCAAAACAATTAGGTCAAAAACTGAAGTTTGAACTCATCACACGCATTCATTTCCAACAGACTGTCCCTTAAAGCAGAATAAAAAcgcagaacagaacaaaacacgcACACGCACATTCTAGAATCTCTTTTGTTCCGTTTTTCTGGaattctgtgatttctttttttcatataattctttaggaaaaaaagaaaagaaaagaaaagaaaaaagaaaaaggcagtccCATATAGAATAATGGGTTTAAGTCCTTCTTATAGGGGCCGGTTCTGTCACAGGTTAAGGGTCAATTTGGTTGTGTTTTAGAGCAGGCATGTGCTAAGCCTTTCCTATATTTTAAACAGATAATGTCCTTGTAATTTGGGAACACTTACACGAAGGCTGGCTTTGTCCCTTTTTTCCAGTATGTTTGTGGCTGCTGCTGTTGTGTTGAGAAAGAAATACTGTACCTTTAAATTAGGAGGCTCTGAATAATCAACCTTGGGCAGTGAAAAGACTAATGTGCTGTGGAGAACAAGGAGTTTAATCTAATTTAGTTGGAGGGTGTCTGTCTGCGGTGTTGTTTTTTGGAGTGTGGGAATAGGAGACTGAGCTGGCTCCTTGAATGGTCCCTCCTGTGCCAGAAGCGGTGGGGAGCCCCGTAGACGCCCGGGATCCAAAGCCGGCCCTTGAAAGGGAGATTAGAAGCATGCTCTGATTTGCAATTCACACTGGTGCACCCCGTGGAACCTTTGGTAAGATTTCAAACCACATTTCAGGAGAAGTGGCCTTAAAATAGCTGCCTAAATTGTATCGGAGTAACCCAGTGCATGCCAGTCATCTGCTTCCCGACGTGCGTGCTTTGGGGGAGCCCTGCCCTCCGCACCCCCACCGGCATCTTACAAGGAGCGTCTTTAGGTGTAGTGCAAACTTTCGTGCCTGTTGAATTTGCCGCATTGCTTCCGGAGGCACAGACAGTGTGTTTTTCCCTAGTAAGTTCCACATCAGAGGACGAAAAGTATTTTCCTTGCAGAAAAATGGGGGGCCAGGGTGCCTGTTGGgttagaaaatagaattttccctgactgccttttttttttgttttttgttttttgtttttttaagtctggtAATAAGTTTCTGCAGAAATGTACCACAGGATGAGGTCAGGGAAATAGTGCCTACTGGGATCAGAGACCTCTCTGCACGTCAGGCAATGATCAGCAAAGAGACCACGTTTTCCCCTTGCTGGGAAGCAGCCTTGGAAAAGTTCCTGGTGAAATTACACACATTGAGGACACTGGAAGTTGAAAGACCACAATCCTCGTTTCACGGGATCGCCAAGCCTGAACGTGCCGGGAGAGACCGTCCACGCGAGAGCCGGGAACAGGCAGTGAGAGGCAACCTGAGCCACGTTTTACCTGAAACTTCCCCAACgctctcctctttctttgcacGAGCTCGGCTGACACGCTACAACTCTACTCTCGCAATTAGCCTGTACCGTGCAAAGCCtatgctttaatttttctcttgctgaAAGTGTCAGTATTTTTGTCTTAAAGAGATTATATGGGTTTTCTCTAATCTCATTTCAGAGAGCCGAGCACAGCGTTTATAAGTTCCACTGACTATAACATACTAATAAGAGATGCAACTTTGATTTCTAGCAACATCCGTGTCaaagtattttatactttggcCTTTGCTAGGATGGAATGTCACTGCCTCGCTTTCAATTCCCTTCCATCCGAAAATATTTAGGTATCGTTCAAGATACTGCCTGACTTCAGAAATAGTCCCTTTCAAAAACCTTCTACTTTTCTGGGGGCACATTTTTGCAAGAGCTCGAAGGTAGCCCGTGTGTGAAGAGTAGTTCTTGGATATCTTTTTTTAGGTggttggggtaaaaaaaaaaaattatattccttgTCCCTGCATGTTATTTGAAATCATGTTTAATTATAAAGTTTCATTAAAAACCTTTGCTCAAAATTTTAGAGGCCTAATAAGATTTCCATTAATTTAAACATATCACTATTCCCACGACAGCCCCAAATGCTTTCTTTCACCGCTTTCATCCATggttaaatatgtaaataaaatgtctaaagtcattcttcaaagaagacaaaagaaaaaagagctgaGGGGAAAGACAGCCATAAAATTCCTCCCAATTCTCCATAACATTTGCCAGAGGGGGGCCGGTTGCCAGCCAGGGCCGAGCAGCAGGGGACCTCCCTGCTCCTAACGATCACACATCTCAAATcccacacacaggaaaaaaaataaaataaaatatcttttcagcTGGAGCCATCGAAAGGCCCTTTTCATTTATTAGTTACAGAGTTATCTCACAGCTGTTCATTTCTCATCTATAATAACGTCTATTTGTTGGTTTCCGTCTCAGCTGGGCAGAGCGGAGCACTGGTGcagacatttttataaaaacgAGGGAAGAAAGCCATCTGAAGTGGTTATAGCTAAAATAATGGGTCTGAACATGGCTGAATTAAAATGGCACATAAAAGATCAATTAGGACGCACTTTCTCAAATAGCTCACGCCCACTCCTGGCGTTTGGGGCTCTCCCTTGCGTCCAGAGTTTCTGTGGGAGAGAAGCAaacaaggaaaggagagaaaatgggacCGATGAAGGACCTCGGCAAGGAAGATTCTGGAGAGGCCAAGGGATGCccgctgaatttttttttttttaacttaaaggttttaaaacaagtcactaaacaaacaacaacaaacacaaaatcaTAAGAAGGATGGCAGCCTTTAAAACAgcaggggttttgttttgttttgttttgttttttaacttgggAAATAATGACACGGTTGAAGGTGTCCTTTCCactatctccctccctccagcctcctccaACACCCCCACAGCGAGAGTCAGGGTAGCGATTCAGGGCCGGCTGCACAAATCTGCCTGTTAGTTCTAGGGTCCTGGGCAAGCCTCAGCCTCAGTCTTCTGGGTGTTTACTGGACGGATGGCTGGGTGGATaggcaggtggatggatggagggttGGTGGGTGGGAGGACGCTGGGTAGGTGGTGAATGGGTGCATGGATGATGGGtgcgtggatggatggatgaatgtttggacgggtggatagatggataggcTGCTGGATGGGTAGGTGGACTGGTGGATGGTTAAGTGGATATGTGACAGCTCCCAAGTTTCTTACAGCTGTAAAAGAGTACCACTTGTCTTAAATAAAAGCCAGTATTCCGAAGAGCCTTCTCAGAGGAAGGGCCCCCCTTCTGCCACAGCTTACCAAAAGCTTCCCGGGGGAGGAGGAGTGCCTGCAGTCGCCTCTCCCGCGGGAGCACTTCCTAGAGATAGCCGGCAAACCCGCAGCGCCTTCCCCTGGAGGGATGCATCCAGCTCCCCCGATGCCCAGTGCAGGGCAGGGAGACTGAGGGGGCCGCAGCGATCCACACCGCACACCTCTCCACTGTTAAACCTCAGAAAGGAAGGCGGAGGAAGAAGGCCCGCTCCTGCGACCTCCCCTCTGGCCGCAGTCATCCAACTGCCCCTCTATACGAGATCCTGGGAGTCTCAGAGGAACTTAAAAAAGATCCTGACCTAGAGGGCGTCTAAGAGGAGAGAGACCCGCCCGGCCACCTCCTAGGGGAGCTGTTTATTTAAGGGTCACTACGGGCTTTGCAAGTtcttctggaggccaggagtggtgtgggtgcccccccccccgcccccgcacgcCCAGGGCGGCAGACCCTGTGTCCCAAGTCACAAACTGGCTCCTGTATGAGGGGGTGAGACAGGGGGACGCTTCTTCTCCACTTTCATCGAAATTGAGTGGCGTGCGcgccgccccccccaaccccgcctcCCGCGGGAGTTGGGGACCCTCCGCGCGCGAGCTGACGCCGCGCGacctcccacccccaattccGCATCGTCTTACGGGTCTGCGGCCCAGGAGGGCGCAGGCCGGGCAGATCAGTCGCCAAATAATATAAATACCCGACGAGCGAATGACTTCCTATAATAAATAAACTCAGCCGCCTAGAAGAactcagcagccctgcctggcGCGAGGCCCCTACACTGCGCGGCTCCGTCGGGGGCGACGGGGGGGGGTCATCGCACAAGCCAAGCCCCCgcttcccggggtgggggggggggggcccgcaAGCGCCCCGGGAGgctgccgcccctccccctccccgcccggccCGCGGAGCCCTCGCAGGAGCGGCCCTAAAATCCGGAttcccccggcccctccccctgccccgagCTCTTCCCTTTGAAATTTCAAAGGCAGCCCCTCCCCGGAGCCGCGGCCCGGAGCGCAGGCCTGGTGACTCCCGGGCCTCGGGAGGATGCGGGCAGGTTTACAAGCCGAGGGGCCACTTTATGGCCAGGGCTGTAAAACGCAAATCCCACCTCGCTTTGAAAGCGCCCCCCGCCCGGGGCCCACCGTCAGGGCGAGGGAAGAtgcgccccccggccccccgccgcGGACCACCCGCCCGCTCCGCCGGCCCCGTCTCCGAACTTCGGCGAGCCGGGCCCCCCGGCGGcgcaggggggcgggggagggggggaggggacacccGGGGCTTccccgggcgggggcggggcgcgcgcggggaggggggtggggggcggcgggcgggccgGCGGGGGGTCCGGCCGGCGGGGCGGCGGGAGCGGGCGCCGGGCCGGCTTTCTCATGCAaagcggcggcgggggcggggcgcgcgcccggggggcggggcctgtCGCCGCCCGGCcgcgctccccccgccccccctcgcCTTTTGCGCGTCTTCTCCGCCCGGGACGCGCGGCGCCGAGCAGCTGCGGCCGGGCCCGGCGAGGCCGGCGCGGGAGGGAGGAGGCGCCGCCAGCCGGCCGGCCACCGTGCGCCCCGCGCCGCCGGCCTCCCGGACGCGCTCGCGGAAGAGCCCAAAGTTTGCCGCGGCCGGGAGCCGCCGCCCGCCGGGAGCCCGGGGCCCGTCGCGCTTCCCGGTACTGTTGGCCAACTTTGCCCGTCTCTCCCCCGTCCCCTCCCCGtcgcctccccacccctccccacccctcccctccctccgcggccccccccccccccacctcggccGAGGCCGGGGGCGCGGAGCGCAGCGCTCGGGCCGGCCGAGCGGGCATGGGCGGGGGCCCGAGCGGGGACGGGGAGCCGGGGCCCGCGGCCCGAGCCGGGCAGCGGCGGCGCTGAGGGGAGCCGACCTCCCCGCCGGGGCACCTCCGACGCCAGCATGCCGCGGCCGGGCCCCCGCCTGTGGCTGGTCCTGCAGGTGATGGGTTCGTGCGCCGCCATCAGCTCCATGGACACGGAGCGCCCGGGCGACGGCAAGTGCCAGGCCATCGAGATCCCGATGTGCAAGGACATCGGCTACAACATGACCCGCATGCCCAACCTGATGGGCCACGAGAACCAGCGCGAGGCCGCCATCCAGCTGCACGAGTTCGCGCCGCTGGTGGAGTACGGCTGCCACGGCCACCTCCGCTTCTTCCTGTGCTCGCTGTACGCGCCCATGTGCACCGAGCAAgtctccacccccatccccgccTGCCGGGTCATGTGCGAGCAGGCCCGGCTGAAGTGCTCCCCGATCATGGAGCAGTTCAACTTCAAGTGGCCCGACTCGCTGGACTGCAGCAGGCTCCCCAACAAGAACGACCCCAACTACCTGTGCATGGAGGCGCCCAACAACGGCTCGGACGAGCCCTCCCGGGGCTCCGGCCTCTTCCCGCCGCTCTTCCGGCCGCAGCGGCCGCACAGCGCGCAGGAGCACCCGCTCCGGGACGCGGGCCCGGGGCGCGCCAGCTGTGACAACCCGGGCAAGTTCCACCACGTGGAGAAGAGCGCCGCGTGCGCGCCGCTGTGCGCGCCCGGCGTGGACGTGTACTGGAGCCGCGGCGACAAGCGCTTCGCCGTGGTCTGGCTGGCCGTGTGGGCCGTGCTGTGCTTCTCCTCCAGCGCCTTCACCGTGCTCACGTTCCTCGTCGACCCGGCGCGCTTCCGGTACCCCGAGCGCCCCATCATCTTCCTCTCCATGTGCTACTGCGTCTACTCCGTGGGCTACCTCATCCGCCTCTTCGCCGGCGCCGAGAGCATCGCCTGCGACCGCGACAGTGGACAGCTCTACGTCATCCAGGAGGGGCTGGAGAGCACCGGCTGCACCCTCGTCTTCCTGGTCCTCTACTACTTCGGGATGGCCAGCTCGCTGTGGTGGGTGATTCTCACGCTCACCTGGTTCCTGGCGGCGGGCAAGAAGTGGGGCCACGAGGCCATCGAAGCCAACAGCAGCTACTTCCACCTGGCGGCCTGGGCCATCCCGGCGGTGAAGACCATCCTGATCCTGGTGATGCGCCGGGTGGCGGGGGACGAGCTCACCGGCGTGTGCTATGTGGGCAGCATGGACGTGAACGCCCTCACCGGCTTCGTGCTCATCCCGCTGGCCTGCTACCTCGTGGTGggcacttccttccttctgtccggCTTCGTGGCGCTCTTCCACATCAGGAGGGTGATGAAGACCGGCGGGGAGAACACGGACAAACTGGAGAAGCTCATGGTGAGAATCGGGGTCTTCTCGGTGCTCTACACGGTGCCGGCCACCTGTGTGATCGCCTGTTACTTCTACGAGCGCCTCAACATGGAGTACTGGAAGGTCCTGGCCACCCAGCACACGTGCAAAACGAACAACCAGACCAAGAGTCTGGACTGTCTGATGGCCGCCTCCATCCCCGCCGTGGAGATCTTCATGGTGAAGATTTTCATGCTGCTGGTGGTGGGTATCACCAGCGGCATGTGGATCTGGACGTCCAAGACCCT
This DNA window, taken from Neofelis nebulosa isolate mNeoNeb1 chromosome 11, mNeoNeb1.pri, whole genome shotgun sequence, encodes the following:
- the FZD10 gene encoding frizzled-10, with product MPRPGPRLWLVLQVMGSCAAISSMDTERPGDGKCQAIEIPMCKDIGYNMTRMPNLMGHENQREAAIQLHEFAPLVEYGCHGHLRFFLCSLYAPMCTEQVSTPIPACRVMCEQARLKCSPIMEQFNFKWPDSLDCSRLPNKNDPNYLCMEAPNNGSDEPSRGSGLFPPLFRPQRPHSAQEHPLRDAGPGRASCDNPGKFHHVEKSAACAPLCAPGVDVYWSRGDKRFAVVWLAVWAVLCFSSSAFTVLTFLVDPARFRYPERPIIFLSMCYCVYSVGYLIRLFAGAESIACDRDSGQLYVIQEGLESTGCTLVFLVLYYFGMASSLWWVILTLTWFLAAGKKWGHEAIEANSSYFHLAAWAIPAVKTILILVMRRVAGDELTGVCYVGSMDVNALTGFVLIPLACYLVVGTSFLLSGFVALFHIRRVMKTGGENTDKLEKLMVRIGVFSVLYTVPATCVIACYFYERLNMEYWKVLATQHTCKTNNQTKSLDCLMAASIPAVEIFMVKIFMLLVVGITSGMWIWTSKTLQSWQNVCSRRFKTKSRRKPASVITNSGIYKKGQHPQKTHLGKYEIPDQPPTCV